A window of the Streptomyces albireticuli genome harbors these coding sequences:
- the mgtA gene encoding magnesium-translocating P-type ATPase — MTDTTLTPQKLAPPGRNRREKKAAELETRTRAVGQQLARYSALPGSQVLQDVRATAQGLRHDDATDRLERLGANVVAHDRGPRWYVQLAKAFWNPFMLILVALLVIMYVQWLQAADEEPFDPKIPIIGGMVLIGGLLRFWQEYRSGSAAAALRALVTTTTAVQRRAGRGDRPTTVEIPMDQVVPGDIVRLAAGDLVPADLRLLTAKDLMISQAALSGESLPVAKADTRTHDYGQSTTTDPVEADNLALMGTSVTSGTATGVVVATGGGTYFGSMAGSLVGERPETSFDTGVKKVSFLLIRFMLVMVPLVFAINGFTKHDWAEAFTFAVAVAVGLTPEMLPMVVTTNLARGAVAMSRRKVVVKRLNAIQNLGAMDVLCTDKTGTLTEDRIVLDRYLDVHGQEDAEVLEYAYLNSHFQTGLRNLMDQAVIDRVLEAEEVVVDARFTKVDEIPFDFARRRMSVVLSRNSLAVPVPDGDGDGAVAGEHVLITKGAVEEVLDLCDHMTHGGRRVELTPELRREVTRTAEDNNRRGLRVLAVATRTFAADREAYTVADEAELTLIGFLAFLDPPKADAAAALTALADKGVAVKVVTGDNELVAARVCADVGIHVGEVVTGAVVDGLDDAELRALVRTTTVFAKTNPVQKARIVRALQAEGHTVGFLGDGINDAAALRDADVGISVDTAVDIAKESADIILLEKDLMVLEQGVEQGRTTFGNTIKYIKMTASSNFGNVFSVLVASAFIPFQPMLAIHLLVQNLAYDISQLATPWDRMDPEYLRKPRTWDAKGIARFMLFIGPISSVFDITTFLVLWHVFGANSEAHQTLFQSGWFVEGLLSQTLIVHMIRTRKIPFIQSRASVPVLVMTGLVMAFGILLPFSPLASVLSMEPLPMSYFPWLIGILLAYCALTQGVKSWYIRRFNTWL; from the coding sequence ATGACCGACACCACCCTCACCCCGCAGAAGCTCGCACCGCCGGGCCGTAACCGCCGCGAGAAGAAGGCCGCCGAGCTGGAGACCCGTACCCGCGCGGTCGGGCAGCAGCTGGCCAGGTACAGCGCCCTGCCCGGCAGCCAGGTCCTCCAGGACGTGCGGGCCACCGCCCAGGGCCTGCGGCACGACGACGCGACGGACCGCCTGGAGCGGCTCGGCGCCAACGTCGTCGCCCACGACCGGGGCCCGCGCTGGTACGTCCAGCTGGCCAAGGCCTTCTGGAACCCCTTCATGCTCATCCTGGTCGCGCTGCTCGTGATCATGTACGTGCAGTGGCTCCAGGCCGCCGACGAGGAGCCCTTCGACCCCAAGATCCCGATCATCGGCGGCATGGTGCTGATCGGCGGCCTCCTGCGGTTCTGGCAGGAGTACCGCTCCGGCAGCGCCGCCGCCGCGCTGCGCGCCCTGGTCACCACGACCACGGCCGTCCAGCGCCGCGCCGGGCGCGGCGACCGGCCGACGACGGTCGAGATCCCGATGGACCAGGTCGTCCCCGGTGACATCGTGCGGCTCGCGGCGGGCGACCTCGTCCCCGCCGACCTGCGGCTGCTCACCGCCAAGGACCTCATGATCAGCCAGGCGGCGCTGTCCGGCGAGTCGCTGCCGGTCGCCAAGGCCGACACCCGCACCCACGACTACGGCCAGAGCACCACCACCGACCCCGTCGAGGCCGACAACCTCGCCCTCATGGGCACCAGCGTCACCTCCGGCACCGCCACCGGCGTCGTCGTGGCCACCGGCGGCGGCACCTACTTCGGCTCGATGGCCGGCTCGCTCGTCGGGGAGCGCCCCGAGACCAGCTTCGACACCGGCGTGAAGAAGGTCAGCTTCCTGCTGATCCGCTTCATGCTGGTGATGGTCCCGCTGGTGTTCGCGATCAACGGCTTCACCAAGCACGACTGGGCCGAGGCATTCACCTTCGCCGTCGCGGTCGCCGTCGGGCTCACCCCCGAGATGCTCCCGATGGTGGTCACCACCAACCTCGCGCGCGGCGCCGTCGCGATGTCCCGGCGCAAGGTCGTCGTCAAGCGCCTCAACGCCATCCAGAACCTCGGCGCCATGGACGTGCTGTGCACGGACAAGACCGGGACGCTCACCGAGGACCGCATCGTCCTCGACCGCTACCTCGACGTCCACGGCCAGGAGGACGCCGAGGTCCTCGAATACGCCTACCTCAACAGCCACTTCCAGACCGGGCTGCGCAACCTCATGGACCAGGCGGTCATCGACCGGGTGCTCGAGGCCGAGGAGGTTGTCGTCGACGCGCGGTTCACCAAGGTCGACGAGATCCCCTTCGACTTCGCCCGCCGGCGCATGTCCGTGGTCCTCAGCCGCAACAGCCTCGCCGTGCCGGTCCCCGACGGCGACGGCGACGGGGCCGTGGCCGGGGAGCACGTCCTGATCACCAAGGGAGCGGTCGAGGAGGTCCTCGACCTGTGCGACCACATGACGCACGGCGGGCGGAGGGTGGAGCTCACCCCCGAGCTGCGCCGCGAGGTGACCCGTACGGCCGAGGACAACAACCGGCGGGGCCTGCGCGTGCTGGCCGTGGCGACCCGTACGTTCGCCGCCGACCGCGAGGCGTACACCGTCGCGGACGAGGCGGAGCTGACCCTCATCGGCTTCCTCGCCTTCCTCGACCCGCCGAAGGCGGACGCGGCGGCGGCCCTGACGGCGCTCGCCGACAAGGGGGTGGCCGTCAAGGTCGTCACGGGTGACAACGAGCTGGTCGCGGCGCGCGTCTGCGCCGACGTCGGCATCCACGTCGGCGAGGTCGTCACGGGCGCCGTCGTCGACGGCCTGGACGACGCGGAGCTGCGCGCCCTGGTCCGTACGACCACGGTCTTCGCCAAGACCAACCCCGTGCAGAAGGCCCGCATCGTCCGGGCGCTCCAGGCCGAGGGGCACACCGTCGGCTTCCTCGGCGACGGCATCAACGACGCGGCGGCGCTGCGCGACGCCGACGTCGGCATCTCCGTCGACACGGCCGTCGACATCGCCAAGGAGTCCGCCGACATCATCCTGCTGGAGAAGGACCTGATGGTCCTTGAGCAGGGCGTCGAGCAGGGCCGGACGACCTTCGGCAACACCATCAAGTACATCAAGATGACGGCCAGCTCGAACTTCGGGAACGTCTTCTCGGTCCTGGTGGCCAGCGCCTTCATCCCCTTCCAGCCGATGCTGGCGATCCACCTGCTGGTGCAGAACCTCGCCTACGACATCTCGCAGCTCGCCACGCCCTGGGACCGGATGGACCCGGAGTACCTGCGTAAGCCGCGCACCTGGGACGCCAAGGGCATCGCCCGGTTCATGCTCTTCATCGGCCCGATCAGCTCGGTCTTCGACATCACCACCTTCCTGGTGCTGTGGCACGTCTTCGGGGCGAACAGCGAGGCGCACCAGACGCTGTTCCAGTCCGGCTGGTTCGTCGAGGGCCTGCTGTCCCAGACGCTGATCGTCCACATGATCCGGACCCGGAAGATCCCGTTCATCCAGTCGAGGGCCTCGGTGCCGGTGCTGGTCATGACCGGGTTGGTGATGGCCTTCGGCATCCTGCTGCCGTTCTCGCCGCTGGCGTCGGTGCTCTCGATGGAGCCGCTGCCGATGAGCTACTTCCCGTGGCTGATCGGGATCCTGCTGGCGTACTGCGCGCTCACGCAGGGGGTGAAGTCCTGGTACATCCGCCGGTTCAACACCTGGCTGTGA
- a CDS encoding endonuclease/exonuclease/phosphatase family protein, with protein MSGFRNTGERRERAAGLPRGRLARWCAGLLLATVSVPLTCRALDTDGVTPVPQLLAFLPWLTAPAAVALLLAAGSRWVAGCAWGLLALAVTGWFLRPYEAGGAPATGPVAARLRVLTANLEFGGATPGLLATLRRERPDLVSVQECAPAACGTALGGAEVRAAYPYRLVVGGGAAEGSAILSRFPLEPDGAVPGALAMPRAVVRVAGVPLRFQVAHPMPPVPGGLAAWRGELGRLRELAAGRGDTAMVIAGDFNASQDHAAFRALLDTGVRDSAAVLGLARTPSWPRPVAPRLGVQIDHVLVSAAVEPRAARFLDLPGSDHRALVVDVALHG; from the coding sequence GTGAGCGGATTCCGGAACACCGGGGAACGGCGCGAGCGGGCGGCGGGGCTTCCCCGCGGCCGCCTGGCCCGTTGGTGCGCGGGCCTGCTGCTGGCCACGGTCAGCGTGCCGCTGACCTGCCGGGCCCTGGACACGGACGGCGTCACACCGGTGCCCCAACTCCTGGCGTTCCTGCCCTGGTTGACGGCCCCGGCGGCGGTGGCGCTGCTGCTGGCCGCGGGGTCCCGCTGGGTGGCGGGCTGCGCGTGGGGGCTGCTCGCGCTCGCGGTCACCGGCTGGTTCCTGCGCCCGTACGAGGCCGGCGGGGCGCCGGCGACCGGCCCGGTCGCGGCCCGACTGCGCGTGCTCACCGCCAACTTGGAGTTCGGCGGCGCGACCCCGGGGCTGCTGGCGACGCTGCGCCGGGAGCGGCCCGACCTGGTGTCCGTGCAGGAGTGCGCGCCCGCGGCGTGCGGCACCGCCCTCGGCGGGGCGGAAGTGCGGGCGGCCTACCCGTACCGGCTGGTCGTGGGCGGCGGCGCGGCGGAGGGGTCGGCGATCCTCAGCCGGTTCCCGCTGGAGCCGGACGGCGCGGTGCCGGGCGCGCTGGCGATGCCGAGGGCGGTGGTGCGGGTGGCGGGGGTGCCGCTGCGGTTCCAGGTGGCGCATCCGATGCCGCCGGTGCCGGGCGGGCTGGCGGCGTGGCGCGGGGAGCTGGGACGCCTGCGGGAGCTGGCCGCCGGGCGCGGCGACACGGCCATGGTGATCGCGGGCGACTTCAACGCCTCACAGGACCACGCGGCCTTCCGCGCCCTCCTGGACACGGGGGTGCGGGACAGCGCGGCGGTGCTGGGCCTGGCCCGCACCCCGAGCTGGCCCCGGCCGGTGGCGCCGCGGCTGGGCGTACAGATCGACCACGTACTGGTCAGCGCCGCGGTGGAGCCGCGGGCGGCGCGCTTTCTGGACCTGCCGGGCTCGGATCACCGGGCGCTGGTGGTGGACGTGGCACTGCACGGGTGA
- a CDS encoding Crp/Fnr family transcriptional regulator: MTPSPNPEPSRVSDVLSGRRRPEGTLLDGLSLRSRSLMIQLGQTRPYAKGEPLPTGGPDNTVHIVLDGCVSQQRTHFGTSILRFRGPGQVLEEHKLVEPDTPGPTTICLSGTTTLSFPAEALQDLLKQHVVIERRLLTSLETRNRMDERVYSMFKRPPLARVSTLLHHLGATVGVREQGPYGGVRIEGPRQRDLTDALLIGRSSVELALGRLREEGVIHNRYRAIVVRDMAALAEIAERPETRTVKKVTVKKGKKG; encoded by the coding sequence GTGACGCCTTCCCCGAACCCCGAGCCCTCCCGCGTCTCCGACGTGCTCTCGGGCCGCCGCCGGCCCGAGGGCACCCTCCTGGACGGGCTTTCGCTGAGGTCGCGGTCGTTGATGATCCAGCTGGGGCAGACCCGCCCGTACGCCAAGGGCGAGCCACTGCCGACCGGTGGCCCGGACAACACCGTCCACATCGTGCTCGACGGCTGTGTGTCGCAACAGCGCACGCACTTCGGCACCTCGATCCTGCGGTTCCGGGGGCCCGGGCAGGTGCTGGAGGAACACAAGCTGGTGGAGCCGGACACCCCCGGGCCCACGACGATCTGCCTGAGCGGCACCACGACCCTCAGTTTCCCCGCCGAGGCCCTCCAGGACCTGCTCAAACAGCACGTCGTGATCGAGCGGAGGCTGCTCACGAGCCTGGAGACACGCAACCGCATGGACGAGCGCGTCTACAGCATGTTCAAGCGGCCGCCGCTGGCGCGCGTCAGCACGCTGCTGCACCACCTGGGCGCCACGGTGGGAGTGCGGGAGCAGGGCCCGTACGGGGGCGTCCGTATCGAGGGGCCGCGCCAGCGCGACCTCACGGACGCGCTGCTGATCGGCCGGTCGTCGGTGGAGCTGGCGCTCGGCCGGCTCCGCGAGGAGGGCGTCATCCACAACCGCTACCGGGCGATCGTCGTGCGGGACATGGCCGCGCTCGCGGAGATCGCGGAGCGGCCGGAGACGAGGACGGTGAAGAAGGTGACGGTGAAGAAGGGGAAGAAGGGGTAG
- a CDS encoding PucR family transcriptional regulator has protein sequence MRLRALLETEALGLRLLGGEDELDRSVRGVMTTDLRDPSRYLSGGELVLTGLAWRRDPEDSERFVRILTAAGVAGLAAGEAEMRSIPDDLVQACARHRLPLFSVVEDVSFASITEHVVRQVSGERAGDLAAVVDRHRRLMTSGPAGGGPEVVLDLLGSDLDLRAWVLSPTGRPIAGSSLAGTGPELPAAVCATLAGEHLAAARTGRRGPHRVTAGGGTYSLFPIGGGGRIASRDVRETVLSDWLLAVEADAGDWPAERLDLLDGVTQLIAVERDRRDAARTVRRRLAQEVLELVQSGAAPAEIAARLRVAAPVLLPGLGSAPHWQVVVARVEWDGGDIPGGPVAQTLLEEILVDPEATGPEPSDRIAVAHTGDEAVALVPLPAVPSRPEGPDEPADGTEGAPAAPGLHADALLATVREPLTRGLDGDGRLTLGVSAAVHSAEGLRGALEEARHARRVAAARPGRVCAAGHQELASHVLLLPFVPDDVRRAFTARLLDPLRDYDRRHRAELIPTLEAFLDCDGSWTRCATRLHLHVNTLRYRVGRIEQLTGRDLSRLEDKLDFFLALRMS, from the coding sequence ATGCGGCTGCGCGCACTCCTGGAGACCGAAGCGCTGGGCCTTCGGCTGCTCGGCGGCGAGGACGAGCTGGACCGCTCCGTGCGCGGCGTGATGACCACCGACCTGCGGGACCCCAGCCGGTACCTCTCCGGCGGCGAGCTGGTGCTCACCGGGCTCGCGTGGCGCCGGGACCCGGAGGACTCCGAGCGGTTCGTCCGGATCCTGACCGCCGCCGGGGTGGCCGGGCTGGCGGCGGGCGAGGCGGAGATGCGCTCGATCCCCGACGACCTGGTGCAGGCGTGCGCCCGGCACCGGCTGCCGCTGTTCTCCGTCGTGGAGGACGTGTCCTTCGCGTCCATCACCGAGCACGTGGTGCGGCAGGTCTCCGGCGAGCGGGCGGGCGACCTGGCGGCCGTCGTCGACCGGCACCGCCGGCTGATGACCTCGGGCCCGGCGGGCGGCGGCCCCGAGGTGGTCCTCGACCTGCTCGGCTCCGACCTGGACCTGCGCGCCTGGGTGCTCTCGCCCACCGGCCGCCCGATCGCCGGCTCCTCGCTCGCGGGCACCGGCCCCGAGCTGCCCGCCGCCGTCTGCGCCACCCTCGCGGGCGAGCACCTGGCCGCGGCCCGCACGGGCCGCCGCGGCCCGCACCGGGTGACCGCCGGCGGCGGCACGTACTCCCTCTTCCCCATCGGGGGCGGCGGCCGGATCGCCTCCCGGGACGTCCGCGAGACCGTCCTGTCCGACTGGCTGCTCGCCGTCGAGGCGGACGCCGGCGACTGGCCCGCCGAGCGGCTCGACCTGCTCGACGGTGTCACCCAGCTGATCGCCGTCGAGCGGGACCGGCGCGACGCCGCCCGCACGGTGCGCCGCCGGCTCGCCCAGGAGGTCCTGGAGCTCGTCCAGTCCGGCGCGGCGCCCGCCGAGATCGCGGCCCGCCTGCGGGTCGCGGCGCCGGTGCTGCTGCCGGGCCTGGGCTCGGCCCCGCACTGGCAGGTCGTGGTGGCCCGCGTCGAGTGGGACGGCGGCGACATCCCCGGCGGCCCGGTGGCCCAGACGCTCCTGGAGGAGATCCTGGTCGACCCGGAGGCCACCGGCCCCGAGCCGTCCGACCGGATCGCCGTCGCCCACACCGGCGACGAGGCGGTCGCGCTCGTACCGCTCCCCGCCGTCCCGTCCCGCCCGGAGGGCCCGGACGAGCCGGCCGACGGCACGGAGGGCGCGCCCGCGGCCCCCGGCCTGCACGCCGACGCGCTCCTCGCCACCGTCCGCGAACCCCTCACCCGGGGCCTCGACGGCGACGGCCGGCTCACGCTCGGCGTCAGCGCCGCCGTGCACTCGGCGGAGGGCCTGCGCGGGGCGCTGGAGGAGGCCCGGCACGCCCGCCGGGTGGCCGCCGCCCGCCCGGGCCGCGTCTGCGCCGCGGGCCACCAGGAGCTCGCCTCGCACGTCCTGCTGCTGCCCTTCGTGCCCGACGACGTCCGCCGCGCCTTCACGGCCCGCCTCCTGGACCCGCTGCGCGACTACGACCGCAGGCACCGCGCCGAGCTCATCCCGACGCTGGAGGCGTTCCTGGACTGCGACGGCTCCTGGACGCGGTGCGCGACGCGGCTGCACCTGCACGTGAACACCCTGCGCTACCGGGTCGGCAGGATCGAGCAGCTGACGGGCCGTGACCTGTCGCGCCTGGAGGACAAGCTGGACTTCTTCCTGGCGCTGCGGATGAGCTGA
- a CDS encoding FAD binding domain-containing protein, with product MEFLRPGTWEEALAAKAEHPSAVPLAGGTDVMVEINFDHRRPEYLLDLNRIGDLYEWETGERDVRLGASVPYTRIMEHLRGPLPGLALAAHTVGSPQIRNRGSVGGNLGAASPAGDSHPALLAAGAEVEAESVRGTRLIPVERFYTGVKRNALEPDELIRAVRIRRADGPQQFAKVGTRNAMVIAVCAFGLALHPEARAVRTGIGSAAPTPLRARAAEEFLDAALAEGGFWDSGRDLPPSLARQFAELAAGACNPIDDVRGSARYRRHAVGVMARRTLGWAWDAYRGSERNTRCA from the coding sequence ATGGAGTTCCTGCGCCCCGGCACCTGGGAGGAGGCTCTGGCCGCCAAGGCGGAGCACCCCTCGGCCGTGCCCCTCGCGGGTGGCACGGACGTGATGGTGGAGATCAATTTCGACCACCGCCGTCCGGAGTACCTGCTGGACCTGAACCGCATCGGCGATTTGTACGAATGGGAGACCGGCGAGCGGGACGTCCGCCTCGGCGCGTCCGTCCCGTACACCAGGATCATGGAGCACCTCCGGGGGCCGCTGCCCGGGCTCGCGCTCGCGGCCCACACGGTCGGCTCGCCGCAGATCCGCAACCGGGGCAGCGTCGGCGGCAACCTCGGCGCGGCGTCCCCGGCCGGCGACTCCCACCCGGCGCTGCTGGCGGCGGGCGCCGAGGTGGAGGCCGAGTCCGTGCGCGGCACCCGGCTCATCCCCGTCGAGCGGTTCTACACCGGCGTCAAGCGCAACGCCCTGGAGCCGGACGAGCTGATCCGGGCCGTCCGCATCCGCCGGGCCGACGGGCCGCAGCAGTTCGCGAAGGTCGGCACGCGCAACGCCATGGTGATCGCGGTCTGCGCGTTCGGGCTCGCGCTGCATCCGGAGGCGCGGGCGGTGCGTACGGGCATCGGCTCGGCCGCGCCCACCCCGCTGCGGGCCCGCGCGGCCGAGGAGTTCCTCGACGCCGCGCTGGCGGAGGGCGGCTTCTGGGACTCCGGCCGGGATCTGCCCCCGTCCCTCGCGCGGCAGTTCGCCGAGCTCGCGGCGGGCGCCTGCAACCCCATCGACGACGTGCGCGGCAGCGCCCGGTACCGCCGGCACGCGGTGGGCGTCATGGCCCGCCGCACCCTCGGCTGGGCCTGGGACGCCTACCGCGGCAGCGAGAGGAACACCCGATGCGCGTGA
- a CDS encoding (2Fe-2S)-binding protein produces MRVNVTVNGRPREADDVWEGESLLYVLRERLGLPGSKNACEQGECGSCTVRLDGELVCACLVAAGQAEGREVVTVEGLAELAAGRAGAGPPAGERDHDGPPAAGLSPVQRAFVDAGAVQCGFCTPGLLVAADDLLARVPDPSDADIREALSGNLCRCTGYEKILDAVRLAAARAGETV; encoded by the coding sequence ATGCGCGTGAACGTCACGGTCAACGGCCGCCCGCGGGAGGCCGACGACGTCTGGGAGGGCGAGAGCCTGCTGTACGTCCTGCGGGAGCGGCTGGGCCTGCCGGGCTCGAAGAACGCCTGCGAGCAGGGCGAGTGCGGCTCCTGCACGGTCCGTCTCGACGGCGAGCTCGTCTGCGCCTGTCTGGTCGCCGCGGGCCAGGCCGAGGGCCGTGAGGTGGTGACCGTCGAGGGGCTGGCCGAGCTCGCCGCGGGGCGCGCCGGGGCCGGACCGCCGGCCGGGGAGCGGGATCATGACGGTCCGCCGGCCGCCGGACTCTCGCCCGTCCAGCGGGCGTTCGTCGACGCGGGCGCCGTGCAGTGCGGCTTCTGCACCCCCGGTCTGCTGGTCGCCGCCGACGATCTGCTGGCGCGCGTCCCCGACCCGTCCGACGCGGACATCCGCGAGGCCCTCTCCGGCAATCTGTGCCGCTGTACGGGCTACGAGAAGATCCTCGACGCGGTACGCCTGGCGGCCGCCCGTGCGGGAGAGACGGTCTGA
- the pucD gene encoding xanthine dehydrogenase subunit D codes for MGTPRVPTGLPTDLPADAGPGRAGRTPGGVGESTLRPDGTLKVTGEFAYASDLWHEDMLWGHTLRSPHAHARIRSVDVSGALATPGVRAVLTHADLPAATRYGLEIADTPVLADGVVRYHGEPVALVAADHPETARRAAARIEVDYEPLPVVTDEASALAPGAPVLHPDRADGHAAHVPHPNVVHRQPVRRGDIAAARARADVIVTGDYEVGMQDQAFLGPESGLAVPAEDGGVDLYIATQWLHADLRQLAPVLGLPEDKVRMTLSGVGGAFGGREDLSMQAHACLLALRTGRPVKMVYNRFESFFGHVHRHPARLHYEHGATRDGELTHVACRIVLDGGAYASSSPAVVGNAASLSAGPYVVGAVDAEALALYTNNPPCGAMRGFGAVQACFAYEAQMDRLAAALELDPVEFRQRNAMSQGAVMPTGQVVDSPAPVAELLRRVKAMPLPPERQWESAGGGADVRALPGGLSNTTHGEGVVRGVGYAVGIKNVGFSEGFDDYSTARVRLEVVGGQPVATVHTAMAEVGQGGVTVHAQIARTELGVTQVTLRPADTRVGSAGSTSASRQTYVTGGAVRHACEAVRERVLELGRARFGAYHPAWATAELLLEGGKVTTDGGEVLAGLAEVLEGEAVDVELEWRHRPTEPFDLVTGQGDGHVQYSFAAHRAVVEVDTELGLVKVVELACAQDVGKALNPLSVAGQIHGGTTQGLGLAVMEEIVVDPVTAKVRNPSFTDYLIPTILDTPTLPIDVLELADTHAPYGLRGVGEAPTLSSTPAVVAAIRAATGLPLARVPVRPEHLTGT; via the coding sequence ATGGGCACCCCACGCGTCCCCACCGGACTCCCCACCGATCTGCCCGCCGACGCGGGGCCCGGCCGGGCCGGCCGGACGCCGGGCGGCGTCGGCGAGTCCACGCTCCGCCCCGACGGCACCCTGAAGGTCACCGGCGAGTTCGCGTACGCCTCCGACCTGTGGCACGAGGACATGCTCTGGGGCCACACGCTGCGCAGCCCGCACGCCCACGCCCGGATCCGCTCCGTCGACGTCTCCGGGGCGCTCGCGACGCCGGGCGTCCGCGCCGTGCTGACCCACGCCGACCTCCCCGCGGCGACCCGCTACGGCCTGGAGATCGCGGACACCCCCGTGCTCGCCGACGGCGTGGTCCGCTACCACGGCGAGCCGGTGGCCCTCGTCGCCGCCGACCACCCGGAGACGGCCCGCCGCGCCGCCGCGAGGATCGAGGTGGACTACGAGCCGCTGCCCGTCGTCACCGACGAGGCGTCCGCGCTCGCCCCCGGCGCCCCCGTGCTGCACCCGGACCGCGCGGACGGCCACGCGGCCCACGTCCCGCACCCCAACGTCGTCCACCGGCAGCCCGTGCGCCGCGGTGACATCGCCGCGGCCCGGGCCCGCGCCGACGTGATCGTCACCGGTGACTACGAGGTGGGCATGCAGGACCAGGCCTTCCTGGGCCCCGAGTCCGGCCTCGCGGTGCCCGCCGAGGACGGCGGCGTCGACCTGTACATCGCCACCCAGTGGCTGCACGCCGACCTGCGCCAGCTCGCGCCGGTCCTCGGCCTGCCCGAGGACAAGGTCCGGATGACGCTCTCCGGCGTCGGCGGCGCCTTCGGCGGCCGCGAGGACCTCTCCATGCAGGCCCACGCCTGCCTGCTCGCCCTGCGCACCGGCCGGCCCGTGAAGATGGTCTACAACCGCTTCGAGTCGTTCTTCGGCCACGTCCACCGCCACCCCGCCCGGCTCCACTACGAGCACGGGGCCACCAGGGACGGCGAACTCACCCACGTGGCGTGCCGCATCGTGCTGGACGGCGGCGCCTACGCCTCGTCCTCCCCGGCCGTCGTCGGCAACGCCGCCTCGCTCTCCGCCGGCCCGTACGTCGTCGGCGCCGTGGACGCCGAGGCCCTCGCGCTCTACACCAACAACCCGCCCTGCGGGGCGATGCGCGGTTTCGGCGCCGTCCAGGCGTGCTTCGCCTACGAGGCGCAGATGGACCGGCTCGCGGCCGCCCTGGAGCTGGACCCGGTGGAGTTCCGGCAGCGCAACGCGATGTCCCAGGGCGCGGTCATGCCGACCGGCCAGGTCGTGGACTCACCCGCGCCGGTCGCCGAACTCCTGCGCCGCGTCAAGGCGATGCCGCTGCCGCCCGAGCGGCAGTGGGAGAGCGCGGGCGGCGGCGCGGACGTGCGCGCGCTGCCCGGCGGGCTGTCGAACACCACGCACGGCGAGGGCGTCGTGCGCGGCGTCGGCTACGCCGTGGGGATCAAGAACGTCGGCTTCTCCGAGGGCTTCGACGACTACTCGACGGCCCGGGTCCGGCTGGAGGTCGTCGGCGGGCAGCCGGTGGCCACCGTGCACACGGCGATGGCCGAGGTCGGGCAGGGCGGGGTCACCGTGCACGCCCAGATCGCCCGTACGGAGCTGGGGGTCACGCAGGTCACCCTGCGCCCGGCGGACACCCGCGTCGGCTCGGCCGGCTCGACCTCCGCCTCCCGGCAGACGTATGTGACCGGGGGTGCCGTCCGGCACGCCTGCGAGGCCGTCCGGGAGCGGGTCCTGGAGCTGGGCCGGGCCCGGTTCGGTGCGTACCACCCGGCGTGGGCCACGGCCGAACTGCTCCTGGAGGGCGGGAAGGTGACCACCGACGGCGGCGAGGTCCTCGCCGGTCTGGCGGAGGTCCTGGAAGGCGAGGCCGTGGACGTCGAGCTGGAGTGGCGGCACCGCCCCACCGAGCCCTTCGACCTGGTCACCGGGCAGGGCGACGGCCATGTGCAGTACTCCTTCGCCGCCCACCGCGCCGTGGTCGAGGTGGACACCGAGCTGGGCCTGGTCAAGGTCGTGGAGCTGGCCTGCGCGCAGGACGTGGGGAAGGCGCTGAACCCGCTGTCGGTGGCCGGCCAGATACACGGCGGCACCACGCAGGGCCTCGGGCTGGCGGTGATGGAGGAGATCGTCGTCGACCCGGTCACCGCCAAGGTCCGTAACCCCTCCTTCACCGATTACCTCATCCCCACCATCCTCGACACCCCCACCCTGCCCATCGACGTCCTCGAACTGGCCGACACGCACGCCCCGTACGGGCTGCGCGGGGTCGGCGAGGCCCCCACGCTCTCCTCCACACCGGCCGTCGTGGCCGCGATCCGCGCCGCCACGGGGCTGCCGCTCGCCCGGGTGCCGGTGCGGCCGGAGCACCTCACCGGCACCTGA